ATGTGCCATCCGCGTTTAATTTCTCGCCATAAGTAATGGTAACCTCAGTACCTTCTGGAAGATTTCCCATATTTAACTTAATCCACCCTGTTGTCATTTTTTCAGGATGAATAATATAGGAATCGCTATCTAATTTAGTCACGGTTGTATCCAGTGTTTCCGCCCGGCGCATTGGTTCCATCTGTTGAAAAATCAGTTTCCCGGTTGGAGCATCCACGTTTACTGCTGAATGCCAAGAGTCATCCTCTTTATAACCAGGCTGATCAAATCCTGTTTTTTCTAAACGGGCATCATAAGTTTCTCCATAGTAGATGCTGTCAAATACAGTTGGGCCGTTGCTGGTCACCGACCAATCTGTGCCAGTATCTACAATTTGTTTGCTACCATCCTGATAGGTAATTTCCAACTGCATTAACAGTTTTGGATTATCCCGCCAAACAGCATTCTGCCAGTTCCAGGTAGTTACGGTTTCATTGTAGAAGCTTTTACCCAGCTCTACTCCAATGGCGTTGGAACCTTGTTGTAATTGGTTTGTAACATCAAACACTCGGTACATTACTGTTTTATTATATTGAGTATGGGCTGGATTTAATACGGTATCATCTGGATTCTCACCATTGATTTTTAAATCAAATAACCCTAATCCACAAATATAGGCCCTTGCAGATTCAATTTCTTGCTTTACCTCAAATTCTTTTCGGAAGATTGGGGCAGATACTGGTTCCGTATTAGTTACTTCCATCACAACTCGGGTTCCCCAAGGGTCACCACCATATAAAACATTTTGGTCAGGGGTAACCCAATTACTATCATCAAACCCTGGCTGTTCCCAACCAGAATCCCCTATACCATTTACTTTCCAGGTATTATCTGTAATCACAGTATCTGTCGTATCATCGGTATAAGCAATGGTCAATTTTCCAATAACACCGCCATAACCCTGGCTTGTATTATTGCCGTCCAAGGCAATTAAGTTTTCACCAGAGAGGATTTTATCGGTAATATCATATACTCCTCCGCTTTCCCAAGCCTGCGTTTGTCCAATTTTTTCTCCATTTAGGTAAAACACACCTTGGTCATCCGCTGTAAAACCAAAAATAACCTGTTTTACCGTTTTATTTGGATTTACTGAAAAAGTTTTACGGAAATAATGATGTCCTGCTGGAGCTTGGTCAAAAGGAGATCCATTTAGGCTCCAAATCCAGTAGCAGCCATCCACTGTAGTAGACAGAGTATTGCCAATGATATCGTCCCCTATCCACTCGGCTGTCCAATCCTCTGGATGAAGCATTCCTGTTTCAAATCTGGAAACCTCACTCCATCCAATCGACTGGCCATTTTCGTCCCAACATTCTACTGCCCAATAATACTCTGTTTTAGATGCTAGGTCTGTCCCCTCATACGGAATATCAAAATTTTGGCTACTCTCTATTTTGGTCGAATCCCAGATATCCCCCTCATGCGCTTCTGCTTTTTCCTGAGAAGAAGCTACAATAATACGGTAGGCAGTTTGTTCTTTTCCATTGATATTGGAGAAATATCCCCAACTGAATTTTGGCAATTGGTCAATTCCAAGCGGTTCGCTTAAGGAATTTACCTTCATTTCCTGAACGGATAGTGTGGCCTCAGCAGCAAAGCTAGTTGGTGCAAATACAACAACTGTGGATAACATTGCCGCTGTCAATAACCCGCTTAAAAAACGAGTCCATCTTTTCTTCATACTCTTGTTCCTCCTTATTATTTATGGTTAAAACGATTTAAAATTGTTCACCTCCTTTTTCTAATTTTCATAATATTTTTCCATAATATTCTTATATTTATATATTATAAAGATAAAAACTATGAAAATCAACATAAATTATCAACATAAAAATAATATAATTTTTAATAACTATAGCAATTATAACCAACATTAATCCTAATTTTATGATTACAATTATAAAAGCTGATATTGCCAACTAATCCTCTAAAATGCACCTTAAATTAACACAATACTACAAAAATCCTATATAAATGAAAATTTAGCTATCACAATAGCCATTGTTATTGTTTCTCTTTTTCTCTTTAGGAATCTGTATAAGATTAATCTCATCTTAAATACTAGATGGATTCATAATATTAAATGTAAGTGAATGATATTATAGGTTGTTTTACTGCATCTTTGAAGGGTACTATTTCAAAGTTTTTTCTCCTAGTTTTGGAGCGAAATAAAGATGATACCATATCAATTCCATATCAGAAAAACCCCAATGGTTCCAAATTAGAACCGTTGGGGTTTCCTCTATCCATACTATTCATTCATCAATTTTTTTACTTCTTGTAAATCAGGCAACGCATAAATGGAACCCTTTTTCGTCGTTGTCAAGGAGCCAGTTGCGTTTCCAAAGGAAAGGCAGGAAATCAAATCTTCTTCCTGTAACGCATCCAAAGGCTTTCCCAATTCTAATAATTGATATAAAAATCCTCCAAAAAAGGAATCTCCCGCAGCTGTCGTATCCACTGCCTTTACCGGATATGCTGTTAAAGAAACACAGTTATGCCGGTTTAACGCAAGGGAACCATTTGCCCCTAGGGTCACTAAAATGATCCGTAAATTATGGTAACGCTCCATCAATGTCTGAGCAGCTTTCATATAATCCTGGCAATTTGTTAAAAACATGGCTTCTTCTTCCGATAATTTTAAAATATTGGCGTAGTCCAGCCCTTTTTGTATCATTTCTTTTGCCAATTGTTTGTTATCCCATAAACTAAGGCGCAAATTAGGGTCATAAGAAATGATTTTCCCTGCTT
This is a stretch of genomic DNA from Clostridium facile. It encodes these proteins:
- a CDS encoding carbohydrate kinase family protein encodes the protein MFDVVALGEMLIDFTPVKSQGDNYLFSPNPGGAPANLLCSLAKFGKRAAFLGKVGDDQFGHLLRKTLEDNHVSTEGMVMSKQYQTTLTFVHLNEHGDRSFRFYRNQGADTMLEPKEVCYELIDRTKIFHFGSLTLTCNPARKATLSALEYAKKAGKIISYDPNLRLSLWDNKQLAKEMIQKGLDYANILKLSEEEAMFLTNCQDYMKAAQTLMERYHNLRIILVTLGANGSLALNRHNCVSLTAYPVKAVDTTAAGDSFFGGFLYQLLELGKPLDALQEEDLISCLSFGNATGSLTTTKKGSIYALPDLQEVKKLMNE